The genomic segment ACAACTTTCAGGCTATTTAGCTCCTGGATATGCGGTTTTTGAAGGTTTATTCATTGGAGGGATTTCTGCAATTTTTGAAATCAAATATCCTGGTATTGTAACACAAGCTGCAGGTGCTACTTTAGTTACTTTTGCAGTGTGCTTAGGGCTGTATCGTTTTAAAATTGTACAAGTTACTGAACGATTTAAATCTATTATAATCGCTTCGACTTTAGCCATTGGAACCTATTACATTATTTCTTGGCTAATTTCTTTATTCACTAGCTTTACACCTGTTCATCATGGGAATTCCATGTGGAGCATCGGAATTAGTGTTTTTGTGATAGTAATTGCCGCAATGAATTTATTTTTAGACTTTGATCAAATTGAAGAAGGAACCAAGAGAAGAATGCCTAAATACATGGAATGGTATAGCGCCATGGGCTTGATTATTACTTTAGTTTGGTTGTACATCGAATTCTTACGATTATTGTCTAAGTTAAATAGTAGAGACTAATTTTGTCGACCTCATTTTAAAGCTCCATTGTGAATTCATAATGGAGCTTTTTTATTTAAAAGGCAAACTGCAATTGCACCACTACTGTTTTCTTTTGTTCTGTATTCAAATTACTTAATGAAATTCCGAGTAACCGAACCGAATCCTTCATTCGTTCTTGATACAATAACTCTTTTACATTTTCTAGAATCAATGCTTTATCAGAAATAAAATACGGAACCGTTTTGCTACGTGTTTGTTGCGTAAAATCACTATATTTTATTTTTAAAGTAACCGTTTTACCTGCGATTGATTGTTTTTTTAGACGTCGTTCTAAATTTGTCGCTATGGTTTCAAGTTGTTCTAACATGAATATTTCAGATGATAAATTAGCATCAAAAGTATGTTCTGCCGCAACAGATTTAGTAATACGATTTGGTTTTACTTCGCTAGTGTGAATTCCGCGAACAACTTGATAATAAAACGCTCCTGATTTACCAAAATGGGTTGATAAAAACTCCACCGATTTGCTCTTTAATTCCAATCCGGTAAAAATGCCTAATTGGTACATTTTTTCAGTGGTCACTTTCCCTACACCATAGAACTTCCTGATTGGTAATTCTTCTAAAAAAGGAATAACTTCGTCTGGATTGACTGTTTTTTGTCCATTAGGTTTGTTGTAATCACTCGCAATTTTAGCAACAAACTTATTGACCGAAACTCCTGCCGAAGCAGTCAAACCAACTTCGTTCAAAATTCGCATTCGGATTTCTTGTGCTATTAAAGTCGCACTGGGATTTCCTTTTTTATTTTGAGTCACATCAAGATAGGCTTCGTCAAGCGAAAGAGGTTCTACCAAATCTGTGTAATCAAAAAATATGGAGTGGATTTTTTTGGAAATTTCTTTGTACCGATCAAAACGTGGTTTTACAAAAATAAGTTCGGGGCAATTTTTTTTGGCTAAAACACCACTGATGGCACTCCTCACACCGAATTTTCTCGCTTCATAACTCGCTGCCGCTACTACTCCTCTGTTTTCAGAACCTCCAACAGCAATGGGTTTGCCTCGTAGTTCTGGAAAATCCATTTGTTCTACCGAAGCATAAAAGGCATCCATATCGATGTGAATGATTTTTCTATGTTGTGGAGTTTCAGACATGACACAAATTTATACAAAAAGGTTTAGTCAAAATCAACTAACTTTGAAGCAAGAAATAGAATTGGATTATGATTGAAATAGAACGAAAGTTTTTAGTAGCTTCAAACGCATTTAAAAGCGATGCTTTGCGCAAAAACAACATTGCTCAAGGCTATTTGAGTGCGCATACAGAACGTACCGTACGAGTGCGTATAAAAGGCGAAAAAGGTTATCTAACTATTAAAGGAGAATCGAATGAAACTGGATTATCTCGTTTTGAATGGGAAAAAGAAATTTTAGTCGCTGAAGCCAAACAACTTTTAGAATTATGCGAAAAAGGTGTAATTGAAAAAATCAGGTACGAAATACAAGTTGGCGAACACCTCTTTGAAGTAGATGAATTTTTAGGAGAAAACGAAGGATTGGTTATCGCTGAAGTAGAATTACAATCAGAAAGCGAAATATTTGAAAAACCAAGTTGGTTAGGCATTGAAGTAACGCAAGATCATCGCTATTACAATTCGTATTTAAGCCAAAACCCTTTTACCAGTTGGTAATTTAGTTTTCAATAATTTCAATTTTAACACGCAACATTCCACTTCTTTTATTGTCTGCAAGATCCATAAATGCACGCTTTGTTAAATCAATTTCCTTCGAACGGACAAAAGGCCCTCTATCAGTAATTTCTACGATAACGGATCTACCATTAGCTTCGTTGGTCACCTTTACTTTGGTGCCAAACGGTAATTTTTTATGCGCTGCAGTATAACCACTATTACTGAATTTTTTACCGCTAGTAGTTCGTCTTCCATTAAACTTGTCTGCGTAATAAGAAGCAATAACCGACTTTTTAAAGGGCTTTAACTGAAGTGGTTTTACTGGAATACTATCTTCAACAATTACGTCTGTTGCAGCAGGTTTCGTTTTTTTAAGGGTATCTTTTGCAATTGTAGTTTTTTGTTTGTTCAATGTATTGGATTGGCTCCAAGCCAAAGCAACCGCAAGAACTAAACACAATGCTATCAAACCTTTTTTCATGTTTGCTTTTTTTAATTAAAAATTGGGATAAAAAAAGTCCTTTTCAGGACTTTGTATTTTAGAACCATAGACTCCAAGGAATTCTACTCAGAATTAAAACCAAACCTATACCGTAAAAAATACCAATAGACTTGAACTTAGCTTCATTAGTAGCCGCTTTTTTATGTTTAGACCACCCAATGGTAATCAATACAATAGCAATGATATTAATCAAAGGATGTTCTAAAGAAGTCAATCTATACGCTTCGTTTTTCATTTGTCCAAAAACAGCTGATCCTAATGGTGATACAAAATACAACACTAAACCAACTAGTAATTGAATATGAATTCCTATTAAAGCAAACAAGGCAATTTTACGGTCTTTGGCGGTAAACTCTTTTTGAGAGGATTTACCAATAAAAGAATTTACTACAGCTATCACTAAAAGTAGAATGGCTAAATACGCCCAACCGGAATGAAATTTTTGAATGAAATTGTACATGTTTTTATTTTTGAAAATCAAATATAATAAAAAAACCCTTATTTCAATGAAATAAGGGTCTGATTTTAGTTTAAAAAGTCTAGTTAAAAGTATAACGTAAACCTGTTTGAACTTGCCATCTTGATGAATTTAAACCTACATCATCAACTTGATTAATGTTAGCAGCCGTCACTGGGTTGAAACTAAATACTGGTCTAGCTCCTGCAGCAATAGTAGACCCTACTTGTGTTAACAAT from the Flavobacterium ammonificans genome contains:
- a CDS encoding CYTH domain-containing protein, coding for MIEIERKFLVASNAFKSDALRKNNIAQGYLSAHTERTVRVRIKGEKGYLTIKGESNETGLSRFEWEKEILVAEAKQLLELCEKGVIEKIRYEIQVGEHLFEVDEFLGENEGLVIAEVELQSESEIFEKPSWLGIEVTQDHRYYNSYLSQNPFTSW
- a CDS encoding septal ring lytic transglycosylase RlpA family protein encodes the protein MKKGLIALCLVLAVALAWSQSNTLNKQKTTIAKDTLKKTKPAATDVIVEDSIPVKPLQLKPFKKSVIASYYADKFNGRRTTSGKKFSNSGYTAAHKKLPFGTKVKVTNEANGRSVIVEITDRGPFVRSKEIDLTKRAFMDLADNKRSGMLRVKIEIIEN
- the dinB gene encoding DNA polymerase IV yields the protein MSETPQHRKIIHIDMDAFYASVEQMDFPELRGKPIAVGGSENRGVVAAASYEARKFGVRSAISGVLAKKNCPELIFVKPRFDRYKEISKKIHSIFFDYTDLVEPLSLDEAYLDVTQNKKGNPSATLIAQEIRMRILNEVGLTASAGVSVNKFVAKIASDYNKPNGQKTVNPDEVIPFLEELPIRKFYGVGKVTTEKMYQLGIFTGLELKSKSVEFLSTHFGKSGAFYYQVVRGIHTSEVKPNRITKSVAAEHTFDANLSSEIFMLEQLETIATNLERRLKKQSIAGKTVTLKIKYSDFTQQTRSKTVPYFISDKALILENVKELLYQERMKDSVRLLGISLSNLNTEQKKTVVVQLQFAF
- a CDS encoding Bax inhibitor-1/YccA family membrane protein, translated to MSSNSNNPFLNNKAFTSSKTEVHEATIIGHEQTMTIAGTMNKSLILFLLLTAAAMITWWMANNGQSPMVPMIGGAVMGLILVIIAAFKPQLSGYLAPGYAVFEGLFIGGISAIFEIKYPGIVTQAAGATLVTFAVCLGLYRFKIVQVTERFKSIIIASTLAIGTYYIISWLISLFTSFTPVHHGNSMWSIGISVFVIVIAAMNLFLDFDQIEEGTKRRMPKYMEWYSAMGLIITLVWLYIEFLRLLSKLNSRD